Proteins encoded by one window of Teretinema zuelzerae:
- a CDS encoding Ig-like domain-containing protein, giving the protein MEIVSHGEGIDMKKLALYLVVILFASANLTALGKRETVDTPVQSLDSWLESVDISESKPGKYNILVTAEDLAGNQGLAGPYNMYVDPESDLPVTRITNPLNGMRVPGNLNVVGTCIDDDAVSHVELLFDDNPEPVRAEGKEFWSYYLDTNQMYEGEHTITVYGVDVNGVQGRSQTVRWHLDRNQPETDVQNLAMGSLVAGKFTLSGVVADGNGIKELSYSLDQGDSFTEIPLKYNKKEFAWTFSLSIDSRDIPDGPAVCWFKARDLQGSTGIYTFLFFVDNTRPEVSFIAPEEGFAVNGVFSVAGFARDINGIESLSWSMGKETGAFELVKGNPYWIKEFDIRGSKEKAVTVTIDAVDVAGNKSSISRKIPVDSAADIPSISVESPAPGELLDGPLVFRGTAKDDDGISAVYVSVDKREPVRLDSVGAFGVEIDGLSTGKHSLEAWSEDANGVKSPVATIPFAVAGPAPVIELAAIDDPNAEIHPESGYALTGSISSEPGLSGASWRITGRDWVTVPLKPGASGAALRVPITPDFPYGALSLEVRAQDVHGRETSAILPFYVTNLGIPRDARPEFTDDTLASSGTVTIPAKGKEPSSTAEASIALERVLPADIPFEQGMLIELAGPGWPKERQQDSFLRVAIDSPVPATSVSWTINGSVPAKASVSKTPEGAQFALIPLKALISAEWKMLDITVAFKDLTEQRLSGVFCVVRPTPAQGVFDDEQFVWGTAARNSSDNILLFDGASVTGLYNGKPDRAAASVAFASESKTAEKGLVLSLSGNRVSVSGIADGEYQGVVLEITDTAGETFKTAPVTFIVDSGLPELSVDATARPVWLQNSLPLTVSASDGRGISAVEYSFDRGETWTAFAKMPFSGELDISALGEGKIELMVRAIDAVGRVSREWRIFRKDTVPPASEVVFPEPGDVVNGETRIAFRLADDGVVALAEYRAPGDRGKNDRTEWTPFDLTSMPNVMIGTLERPIEPGMEFRFTDEAGNIGPAGSYLFEIDAQADLPVVEVHVPAENEIIRKDFIISGVVYDDDQPAKVWYRIDNGEFTEVPIVNSYSIPVALKSLLDNEHTITLYAEDIHGVRGEEIVRNFRVSLEEPKAAVLAPSFETTNKGVIKITGTASDKNGIEKVEVSLDNGNTFNLANGAESWEYSFDTRVIQDGTHVVFVKVYDKYETTGLYSSLINIDNTAPSIRLELPLDGSRSSDVLFIAGQTMDNIHLNRLSVRINNIDPKQPTIPSALSEIFFESELIISRGIDISALPPGFYNLEVRGFDRADNITRVSRNFEVYRGTDRNRIEFLYPMNGEPVQGIFNIYGRVVSEDAVNSLLLYVDGTDVAVTDLNPSGYFKFTLSPEILEDGMHELQVQALAANDAIIKSSVQTIQYHAAGPWVTIDNLAMGDFAIERPWLMGTTGYSLTEEDVIALRAKDTTKEERKRLQAKTLEKVEISFDNGKTFVPTESGKRWRYRIETGDMVEGYHFLVVRSTMRSGEVVVTRSIIQIDKTMPSIRLISPGEGGRYNNELVFSGLSSDDVQLDSVMLSLRPGDKSAYAVPTFIQGLYFDWHFWGATFYDVGLGLTFFDDNVKLQAQFGQFTEEQRALFTGTPPRYGGNVMGIKLLANLAYVPLDYFFGPDFSWLSATASIGANFSQFSDTQSGKPQILSAVLGQFEFPRVTIPKRTTFRTFSFYTEAQFWFIPTDVDTSEVSVDSIVPHVTGGVRVNVF; this is encoded by the coding sequence ATGGAAATAGTCTCGCACGGGGAAGGTATTGATATGAAGAAGCTGGCTCTGTATTTGGTGGTTATTCTGTTTGCGTCAGCAAACCTGACCGCTCTCGGAAAGAGGGAGACGGTCGATACCCCTGTACAGTCTCTGGACAGCTGGCTTGAAAGCGTTGATATCAGCGAAAGCAAACCCGGAAAGTACAATATACTCGTCACCGCGGAAGACCTTGCGGGAAATCAGGGCCTTGCCGGCCCCTATAACATGTACGTCGATCCTGAGTCCGACCTTCCCGTCACCCGGATCACCAACCCCTTGAACGGCATGCGAGTTCCCGGAAACCTCAACGTGGTGGGCACCTGCATCGACGACGACGCGGTGAGCCATGTAGAGCTTCTGTTCGACGACAATCCCGAGCCGGTACGCGCGGAGGGCAAGGAGTTCTGGTCGTATTATCTGGATACGAATCAGATGTACGAGGGCGAGCATACTATTACCGTGTACGGCGTCGACGTGAACGGGGTGCAGGGCAGGTCTCAAACCGTGCGCTGGCATCTGGACAGAAACCAGCCTGAAACCGATGTGCAGAACCTGGCGATGGGATCGCTCGTAGCGGGGAAATTCACCCTTTCCGGCGTCGTAGCCGACGGCAACGGGATCAAGGAACTCTCGTATTCGCTCGATCAGGGAGACTCCTTCACCGAGATTCCCCTGAAATACAATAAAAAAGAATTTGCCTGGACGTTCTCGCTCTCCATCGATTCCCGGGACATACCCGACGGTCCTGCCGTTTGTTGGTTCAAGGCTCGGGATTTGCAGGGATCGACCGGAATTTATACCTTCCTCTTTTTCGTAGACAACACGCGCCCCGAGGTTTCGTTCATCGCGCCTGAAGAAGGCTTTGCGGTCAACGGGGTGTTCTCCGTAGCGGGATTCGCCCGGGATATAAACGGCATCGAGTCTCTTTCCTGGTCGATGGGCAAGGAAACCGGAGCCTTCGAGCTGGTGAAGGGAAACCCGTACTGGATCAAGGAATTCGACATCAGGGGATCGAAAGAAAAGGCGGTGACCGTTACCATCGACGCGGTGGACGTAGCCGGCAACAAATCCTCGATTTCACGGAAGATTCCTGTAGACTCGGCGGCAGACATTCCTTCCATTTCCGTCGAGAGCCCCGCGCCGGGAGAATTGCTGGACGGTCCGCTGGTGTTCAGAGGAACTGCGAAGGACGACGACGGCATATCAGCCGTCTACGTTTCTGTGGACAAACGGGAACCCGTACGGCTTGATTCAGTCGGCGCCTTCGGCGTCGAGATAGACGGCCTTTCGACCGGCAAGCACAGCCTCGAGGCCTGGTCCGAGGATGCGAACGGGGTGAAAAGCCCTGTCGCGACGATTCCTTTCGCGGTCGCCGGCCCCGCGCCGGTTATTGAACTTGCCGCTATCGACGATCCGAACGCGGAGATTCACCCGGAAAGCGGATACGCGCTGACCGGCTCGATTTCCTCGGAGCCCGGCCTGTCGGGCGCTTCCTGGCGGATTACCGGGCGGGACTGGGTAACGGTTCCTCTTAAGCCGGGCGCTTCCGGAGCCGCCCTGCGCGTTCCGATAACCCCTGACTTCCCGTACGGCGCGCTGAGTCTGGAGGTTCGGGCCCAGGACGTTCACGGCAGGGAAACCTCCGCTATTCTTCCTTTTTACGTCACAAATCTGGGCATCCCGCGGGACGCCCGTCCTGAATTTACAGACGATACCCTCGCATCTTCAGGAACGGTCACCATCCCCGCCAAAGGAAAGGAGCCGTCATCCACTGCGGAAGCCTCGATAGCCCTTGAGCGCGTGCTGCCCGCGGATATTCCCTTTGAACAGGGAATGCTCATCGAGCTCGCCGGCCCGGGCTGGCCCAAGGAACGGCAGCAGGATTCCTTCCTCCGCGTCGCGATCGATTCGCCTGTTCCGGCAACCTCGGTTTCATGGACGATCAACGGAAGCGTCCCCGCGAAGGCCTCCGTATCGAAAACTCCGGAAGGCGCCCAATTCGCCCTCATTCCGCTGAAAGCCCTGATTTCCGCAGAGTGGAAAATGCTTGATATAACGGTGGCCTTCAAGGATTTGACAGAACAACGCCTTTCGGGCGTTTTTTGCGTCGTGCGTCCGACTCCCGCCCAGGGAGTTTTCGACGACGAGCAATTCGTTTGGGGAACTGCCGCCCGCAACTCTTCCGACAACATCCTGCTCTTCGACGGAGCGTCCGTAACCGGCCTCTATAACGGAAAACCCGATCGGGCAGCGGCTTCCGTCGCCTTCGCTTCAGAGTCTAAGACCGCGGAAAAGGGCCTTGTACTCAGCCTTTCGGGGAACCGCGTTTCAGTGAGCGGAATCGCGGACGGCGAATACCAGGGCGTGGTTCTGGAGATTACCGACACCGCGGGAGAAACGTTCAAGACCGCTCCGGTCACATTCATCGTGGATTCCGGGCTCCCTGAGCTTTCTGTCGACGCGACAGCCCGCCCGGTGTGGCTTCAAAACAGCCTGCCGTTGACGGTTTCCGCTTCCGACGGCCGGGGAATATCGGCGGTAGAGTATTCGTTCGACAGGGGCGAAACCTGGACCGCGTTTGCGAAAATGCCGTTCTCCGGCGAGCTCGACATTAGCGCTCTCGGCGAGGGCAAGATCGAATTGATGGTTCGCGCGATCGACGCGGTCGGCCGGGTTTCCCGCGAGTGGCGGATTTTCCGCAAGGATACCGTACCGCCGGCCTCGGAAGTTGTGTTTCCCGAACCGGGAGACGTAGTGAACGGCGAAACCCGCATCGCCTTCCGCCTTGCGGACGACGGCGTGGTCGCCCTGGCCGAATACCGCGCTCCCGGCGACCGCGGCAAGAACGACCGCACCGAATGGACCCCCTTCGATCTGACATCCATGCCGAACGTCATGATCGGAACCCTTGAGCGCCCCATCGAACCCGGCATGGAATTCCGCTTTACCGACGAAGCCGGAAACATCGGGCCCGCAGGCTCGTATCTGTTCGAGATCGACGCCCAGGCCGACCTCCCCGTGGTTGAAGTTCACGTTCCGGCCGAGAACGAGATCATCAGAAAAGACTTCATCATTTCCGGAGTCGTCTACGACGACGACCAGCCCGCCAAGGTGTGGTACCGCATCGACAACGGCGAGTTCACGGAAGTGCCGATAGTAAACAGCTATTCGATCCCCGTCGCCCTGAAGAGCCTCCTCGACAACGAACACACCATCACCTTGTACGCGGAAGATATTCACGGCGTGCGCGGCGAAGAAATCGTCCGCAATTTCAGGGTGTCCCTCGAGGAACCCAAGGCCGCGGTGCTCGCCCCTTCGTTCGAAACCACGAACAAGGGAGTCATCAAGATCACCGGCACCGCGAGCGACAAGAACGGAATCGAGAAGGTCGAAGTATCCCTCGATAACGGAAACACCTTCAATCTCGCGAACGGAGCCGAATCGTGGGAGTACAGCTTCGATACCCGCGTGATACAGGACGGAACCCATGTCGTGTTCGTCAAGGTGTACGATAAATACGAAACAACCGGGCTCTATTCGAGCCTCATCAATATAGACAATACCGCGCCCTCGATCCGCCTCGAGCTCCCGCTCGACGGCAGCCGCTCGAGCGACGTGCTGTTCATCGCCGGCCAGACGATGGACAACATCCACCTGAACCGTCTTTCGGTCCGGATCAACAACATCGATCCCAAGCAGCCGACCATCCCCTCCGCGCTTTCCGAGATCTTCTTCGAAAGCGAGCTCATCATCTCCCGCGGAATCGACATTTCCGCACTGCCTCCGGGTTTCTACAACCTTGAAGTGCGCGGCTTCGACCGCGCGGACAACATCACCCGCGTATCGCGCAACTTCGAAGTGTATCGAGGAACCGACCGCAACCGCATCGAATTCCTCTACCCTATGAACGGGGAGCCGGTGCAGGGAATCTTCAATATCTACGGCCGCGTGGTTTCGGAGGACGCGGTGAACAGCCTTCTTCTGTACGTAGACGGAACGGACGTCGCGGTGACTGATCTCAATCCTTCCGGGTATTTCAAGTTCACCCTTTCCCCCGAGATTCTGGAAGACGGCATGCACGAACTGCAGGTGCAGGCCCTGGCCGCGAACGACGCGATCATCAAATCTTCCGTGCAGACGATACAGTATCACGCCGCCGGCCCCTGGGTAACGATAGACAACCTGGCCATGGGAGACTTCGCGATCGAACGCCCCTGGCTCATGGGAACCACGGGCTACTCCTTGACCGAGGAAGACGTGATAGCGCTGCGCGCCAAGGACACGACGAAGGAAGAGCGCAAGCGCCTCCAGGCGAAGACGCTCGAGAAGGTAGAGATCAGCTTCGACAACGGAAAAACCTTCGTGCCTACGGAGTCTGGCAAGCGCTGGAGATACCGCATCGAAACCGGCGATATGGTAGAAGGGTACCACTTCCTGGTAGTACGCTCGACCATGCGTTCAGGCGAGGTCGTCGTAACCCGTTCCATCATTCAGATCGACAAGACGATGCCGTCCATCAGGCTTATCTCTCCGGGAGAGGGCGGCCGCTACAATAACGAGCTCGTGTTCTCCGGACTCAGCTCCGACGACGTACAGCTCGACTCCGTCATGCTCAGCCTGCGCCCCGGCGACAAGTCCGCCTACGCGGTGCCGACCTTTATTCAGGGCCTGTATTTCGACTGGCACTTCTGGGGCGCGACCTTCTACGACGTCGGCCTCGGCCTTACCTTCTTCGACGACAACGTCAAGCTGCAGGCGCAGTTCGGCCAGTTCACCGAGGAGCAGCGGGCCCTGTTCACCGGAACGCCGCCCCGCTACGGCGGAAACGTGATGGGCATCAAGCTCCTTGCGAACCTCGCCTACGTTCCTCTCGACTATTTCTTCGGCCCCGATTTCTCGTGGCTGTCCGCCACGGCGTCAATCGGCGCGAACTTCTCGCAGTTCTCCGATACGCAGAGCGGCAAACCGCAAATTCTCTCGGCGGTGCTCGGCCAGTTCGAGTTCCCCCGCGTCACCATACCCAAGCGCACAACGTTCAGAACTTTCTCATTCTATACGGAAGCGCAGTTCTGGTTCATTCCGACGGATGTTGATACGTCGGAAGTGAGCGTCGATTCCATCGTTCCCCACGTAACCGGCGGGGTTCGCGTCAACGTATTCTAA
- a CDS encoding YoaK family protein, with amino-acid sequence MLSKLPAWVGIGAFLLAFAGGAINVVMILGPLAVPVSHLTGNSSNRAIDLARANISEAAHLFLLIAAFIGGSVLSGFIIRDSSLKLGRRYGFSLLVETLLIVCAWSLYEAAPAPAQLILSAACGLQNAMATTYSGAVVRTTHLTGIYTDLGILIGNRMAGIKPPKKKVKLFAALISGFLAGGLCAALAHPFWGRNALFLSASVTFSMALAYFVYRAVSKHAHRAELLAELAAETESEPR; translated from the coding sequence ATGCTCTCCAAACTACCGGCCTGGGTAGGAATCGGCGCGTTTCTGCTCGCCTTCGCGGGCGGCGCGATTAACGTCGTCATGATTCTCGGCCCGCTCGCCGTTCCGGTTTCCCACCTCACCGGGAATTCCTCCAACCGCGCGATCGACCTCGCGCGCGCGAATATCAGCGAAGCGGCGCACCTCTTTCTGTTAATCGCGGCCTTCATCGGGGGCTCCGTCCTGAGCGGTTTCATCATCCGGGACTCCAGCCTCAAACTCGGCAGACGATACGGCTTCAGCCTCCTCGTCGAAACCCTGCTCATCGTTTGCGCCTGGAGCCTCTACGAAGCGGCCCCCGCGCCGGCCCAGCTCATCCTCTCCGCGGCCTGCGGCCTGCAAAACGCGATGGCCACCACCTACTCCGGCGCCGTAGTCCGGACGACCCATCTTACCGGCATCTACACCGACCTCGGCATCCTCATCGGCAACCGCATGGCCGGCATCAAGCCTCCCAAAAAAAAGGTAAAACTCTTCGCGGCCCTCATTTCGGGCTTCCTTGCAGGCGGCTTGTGCGCAGCCCTCGCCCACCCCTTCTGGGGCCGGAATGCGCTCTTCCTCTCGGCCTCGGTCACCTTCTCCATGGCACTCGCCTACTTCGTCTATCGCGCCGTTTCCAAACACGCGCACCGCGCCGAACTCCTCGCCGAACTCGCGGCGGAAACAGAATCGGAACCGCGATAA
- a CDS encoding adenylate/guanylate cyclase domain-containing protein: protein MRPPSFFLWFTAALSLLSACSLQKDGSGKVEVYRGAIDLKGSTGVCELSGSWAYWPGQFVYPSVKSGNFDRYERFPGSWSQYQDGRPRYGYASYAVAIEGLDPHAEYAFRFPAYSSAVRYYIDGAELYSQGYPANNGASERVRWATALVPLPGSGDSGGAGRTGVVLVMHLSNFYDIYPGGTLPIRFGGLTEVSRQRSLHRLFLIIPFGALLAMGVYFIALFLYSPKEKASLWLGLLSFLFALRISCYDEFFLLDFVPSLPHEVLFRLGYMTFALGLAGFAAFVRSLYPFLVGRKVFALVVSVSLLYGAVSAVLPVSAATGVLSFFQVFSIISALWIIRTMIRAIRLRLEGSLIFMSGFLFFFGIVLRDILLANRVFEGVFLAHYGVFGIIFAMGLMVVSRMTGAFSREEQLSGELALMNESLKRFIPTEFLSLLNKKSVMEVSLGDTVKKEMCILFVHFGFDCLSAAEADRLALLDHFNALLLKINPLVRDAGGFVDKYLSGGLMVLFPDRGERALRCAVAMARIFDRVNCESAMPFIRSLSFHAGLHRGELMLGTIGERERMEGTVVSDAVNIASRLSEWAVERDAAVAVSAEVYSEAGDSVPAVFRGAVQLRGRARPVSVYEAGAL, encoded by the coding sequence GTGCGTCCCCCTTCCTTTTTTCTTTGGTTCACCGCGGCCCTTTCTCTCCTCAGCGCCTGTTCTCTTCAAAAAGACGGTTCCGGGAAGGTCGAAGTATATCGCGGGGCTATCGATCTGAAGGGAAGTACAGGAGTCTGCGAATTATCCGGTTCCTGGGCGTATTGGCCCGGCCAGTTCGTGTATCCTTCGGTGAAAAGCGGAAACTTCGATCGCTACGAGCGGTTTCCGGGTTCCTGGTCCCAGTATCAGGACGGTCGCCCGAGGTACGGGTATGCTTCGTACGCGGTGGCCATCGAGGGATTGGATCCGCACGCCGAATACGCGTTCCGCTTTCCGGCCTACAGCAGCGCCGTGCGGTATTATATCGACGGGGCGGAACTCTACTCGCAAGGATATCCTGCGAACAACGGGGCTTCCGAGCGGGTGCGCTGGGCGACCGCCCTGGTGCCGCTTCCGGGAAGCGGGGATTCAGGCGGCGCGGGGCGGACCGGGGTCGTGCTGGTCATGCATCTTTCCAATTTTTACGATATCTACCCCGGCGGAACCCTTCCGATACGGTTCGGCGGACTGACGGAGGTTTCCCGGCAGCGGTCCCTGCACCGCCTGTTCCTGATAATCCCCTTCGGCGCGCTGCTGGCCATGGGCGTATACTTTATCGCCCTTTTTCTGTATAGCCCGAAGGAGAAGGCTTCGCTATGGCTGGGGCTTTTGTCGTTTTTATTCGCGCTCAGAATATCCTGCTACGACGAGTTTTTTCTGCTTGATTTTGTTCCCTCGCTGCCGCACGAGGTTCTCTTCCGTTTGGGATATATGACGTTCGCCCTGGGACTCGCGGGCTTCGCGGCCTTTGTCCGCTCCCTCTATCCCTTTTTGGTCGGCCGGAAAGTCTTTGCCCTGGTGGTCTCCGTTTCCCTCCTGTACGGCGCGGTTTCAGCCGTTTTGCCGGTGTCCGCGGCGACCGGCGTCCTTTCGTTTTTTCAAGTTTTTTCTATTATAAGCGCGTTGTGGATAATCCGGACAATGATCCGGGCAATTCGCTTGAGGCTTGAGGGATCGCTCATCTTCATGTCCGGGTTTCTCTTTTTCTTCGGCATCGTGTTGCGGGACATTCTGCTGGCTAACCGCGTGTTCGAAGGGGTGTTTCTTGCCCATTACGGCGTTTTCGGCATTATTTTCGCGATGGGCTTGATGGTGGTGAGCCGGATGACGGGAGCCTTCTCGCGGGAGGAGCAGCTCTCGGGAGAACTCGCGCTGATGAACGAGTCCCTTAAACGCTTTATTCCGACCGAATTCTTGAGCTTGCTGAACAAGAAAAGCGTGATGGAAGTTTCGCTCGGAGACACGGTTAAAAAAGAAATGTGCATCCTGTTCGTGCATTTCGGCTTCGACTGCCTTTCCGCCGCCGAGGCGGACCGGCTTGCCCTGCTCGATCATTTTAACGCGCTGCTGCTCAAGATTAATCCCCTTGTTCGGGACGCGGGCGGTTTCGTCGACAAATATCTGAGCGGCGGCTTGATGGTTCTGTTTCCCGATCGCGGGGAGCGCGCCCTCCGCTGCGCCGTCGCGATGGCCCGCATTTTCGACCGCGTCAACTGCGAGAGCGCGATGCCGTTCATCCGCTCTCTTTCCTTTCATGCCGGCCTCCACCGGGGAGAGCTGATGCTCGGCACTATCGGCGAACGCGAGCGGATGGAAGGCACGGTAGTCTCCGACGCGGTGAATATCGCCAGCCGCCTCTCCGAATGGGCGGTAGAGCGCGACGCCGCCGTCGCCGTGTCCGCCGAGGTGTACTCCGAAGCCGGAGATTCGGTTCCGGCTGTATTCCGCGGCGCCGTACAACTGCGCGGGCGCGCTCGGCCGGTTTCCGTGTATGAGGCGGGCGCGTTATGA
- a CDS encoding SDR family NAD(P)-dependent oxidoreductase, producing the protein MKRILIVTGASSGLGRQFAKQLSASRDADEIWLIARRNDLLQEVAQELNADHADEILPRNARKTAVAGKRPAPRTFPLDLAGTRGVKDFARLLASESEAAGPEGLRIEALVNNAGYGTYGAFMDTDIDRQLEMVELNSVSLTGICHYAIPHMGEGSLLINVASLASFIPLGNFAVYGATKAYVLSFSIALAAEIADRGIFVSTLCPGPVDTEFARVASNGARKTVVDGKDPRKVVAHCLSRSAKGKRISIMAPKWKFKAFMSRFVGRYFFARWSFIHEKRPSNPKA; encoded by the coding sequence ATGAAACGCATACTCATCGTCACCGGCGCGAGCTCGGGGCTCGGCCGCCAATTCGCAAAACAGCTTTCAGCGTCGAGAGACGCCGATGAAATATGGCTCATCGCGCGCAGAAACGACCTCCTGCAGGAGGTCGCGCAGGAACTGAACGCCGATCACGCAGACGAAATCCTCCCCCGGAACGCGCGCAAAACCGCGGTCGCCGGAAAACGGCCCGCGCCGCGAACCTTCCCGCTCGATCTTGCGGGAACCCGGGGAGTCAAAGACTTTGCCCGCCTGCTCGCGTCTGAGTCGGAAGCCGCGGGACCGGAAGGACTCCGCATCGAAGCCCTCGTGAACAACGCGGGATACGGCACCTACGGCGCCTTCATGGACACCGACATAGACCGCCAGCTCGAAATGGTCGAGCTCAACTCGGTGAGCCTTACCGGAATCTGCCACTACGCGATCCCGCATATGGGAGAAGGCTCCCTCCTTATCAACGTCGCCAGCCTCGCTTCCTTCATCCCGCTCGGAAACTTCGCCGTGTACGGCGCCACGAAGGCCTACGTGCTCAGCTTCAGCATCGCGCTCGCCGCGGAAATAGCGGACCGGGGAATCTTCGTCTCCACCCTCTGCCCCGGCCCGGTGGACACCGAATTTGCCCGCGTCGCCTCCAACGGCGCGCGCAAAACCGTAGTCGACGGAAAAGACCCCCGCAAGGTAGTCGCCCACTGCCTCAGCCGAAGCGCCAAAGGCAAACGAATCTCGATCATGGCGCCCAAATGGAAGTTCAAAGCCTTCATGAGCCGCTTCGTCGGAAGATACTTTTTTGCCCGCTGGTCTTTCATCCACGAAAAGCGCCCCTCCAACCCCAAGGCGTAA
- a CDS encoding adenylate/guanylate cyclase domain-containing protein: MNTVKKPVAAASLIVFGGLLSVLAALLLGNPLYDGRIVHKTPVSAGIADISENPAGIHRLRGEFHFQWHEFHSSVADFPEASFAPFPGSWKGLADATPYGWASWGATITGLESGRIYALAVGQVLSACEVYINGKRALSIGRPGVSEELETPFWDSRLVRFTAAGAEGQSGMSGQSGMTGQAEIVIRVSNWNDRMGGTNAGLAVGDAELLRRSQDRQKLTEGLVFGVLGVMGLFFAALFIFRPTDRSFLWFALLCGTVGFRALCYDSFTLLDLVPGLPWTMLFRLGYLTFPFAMISFSGFLRSVFPELLKKRTALAFSAPFAAYIAVIILFPTRMVSAALIVVQVYSLVFALLGMGVIIRACIDRLQGAFWLLAGFSAALVCFIFDILVAMWLLSGISLSHLGMNFCLYCIALMVIERYIASYTAAKQLTAERQAVNKALRRFVPEEFLSFLGRTSFFEAESGDAVEMEMAVLSADIRSFTAIAERLNGAEAFAFLNEYFELAAPIIRTNGGFIAKYSGDGFTALFPRGSEAALTCAVQIQSAVAGWNRRNVSRPPVAVGIGIDSGPVVLGILGDESRMEAAVLSAAVRSAVLFESETKRFHARILISESVVADLPSPQAWFIRPVDRIRGRCRESFVFEAYNNDPEDLRELKWKTQGDLEQGILAWHLGRRDEANSHFEKVLQLNPSDIVAVHYLNKR; the protein is encoded by the coding sequence ATGAATACGGTGAAAAAACCGGTGGCCGCGGCCTCCCTTATCGTATTCGGCGGCCTTCTTTCGGTGCTGGCGGCCCTCTTGCTGGGGAACCCGCTCTATGACGGCCGAATCGTGCACAAAACGCCCGTATCGGCAGGGATCGCCGATATTTCCGAAAATCCGGCCGGCATTCATCGGCTGCGCGGCGAGTTCCATTTTCAGTGGCATGAGTTTCATTCCTCCGTCGCCGACTTTCCCGAAGCCTCGTTCGCGCCGTTTCCCGGTTCGTGGAAGGGCCTTGCGGACGCGACTCCGTACGGCTGGGCTTCATGGGGCGCCACTATTACAGGCCTTGAGAGCGGCAGAATCTACGCGCTGGCCGTGGGGCAGGTTCTTTCCGCCTGCGAAGTGTACATAAACGGAAAGCGGGCGCTGTCCATCGGGCGGCCGGGAGTTTCGGAAGAGCTGGAGACGCCGTTCTGGGATTCCCGCCTTGTCCGGTTTACCGCGGCCGGCGCGGAGGGGCAGTCCGGCATGTCCGGACAGTCCGGCATGACCGGGCAGGCTGAAATCGTCATCCGCGTGTCGAACTGGAACGACCGGATGGGCGGCACCAACGCAGGCCTTGCGGTCGGGGACGCTGAACTGCTGCGGCGTTCGCAAGACCGGCAGAAATTGACAGAAGGTTTGGTTTTCGGCGTGCTCGGAGTGATGGGCTTATTCTTTGCCGCGCTTTTCATCTTTCGCCCGACGGACCGTTCCTTCCTGTGGTTCGCGCTTCTGTGCGGGACGGTGGGATTCCGCGCCCTCTGCTATGATTCGTTTACGCTGCTCGATCTGGTCCCCGGACTGCCCTGGACGATGCTATTCCGCTTGGGCTACCTGACCTTTCCGTTCGCGATGATCTCCTTTTCCGGTTTTCTCAGAAGCGTATTTCCGGAGTTGCTGAAGAAACGAACGGCTCTCGCGTTTTCGGCGCCCTTTGCCGCATATATCGCGGTAATTATTCTCTTCCCGACACGAATGGTTTCCGCAGCCTTGATCGTGGTCCAGGTGTACTCCCTTGTTTTCGCGCTTTTGGGCATGGGCGTGATTATCCGCGCCTGCATCGATCGCCTGCAGGGCGCGTTCTGGCTTCTTGCAGGATTTTCCGCCGCGCTGGTGTGCTTCATATTCGACATTCTGGTCGCGATGTGGCTGCTTTCGGGGATAAGTTTGAGCCATCTCGGGATGAATTTCTGCCTTTATTGCATCGCCTTGATGGTCATCGAGCGGTACATCGCTTCCTATACTGCCGCGAAACAGCTCACCGCCGAGCGGCAGGCCGTAAACAAAGCTCTGCGGCGCTTCGTTCCCGAGGAATTTCTGTCGTTTTTAGGCAGAACCTCTTTTTTCGAGGCGGAAAGCGGCGACGCGGTTGAAATGGAGATGGCGGTTCTTTCCGCAGATATCCGGTCCTTCACCGCGATAGCCGAGCGCTTGAACGGCGCGGAGGCCTTCGCCTTCCTGAACGAATATTTCGAGCTCGCCGCCCCGATTATCCGGACTAACGGCGGCTTTATCGCCAAATATTCCGGGGACGGCTTCACCGCTCTTTTCCCGCGGGGAAGCGAAGCGGCCCTGACATGCGCCGTGCAGATTCAATCCGCGGTAGCCGGCTGGAACCGGCGCAACGTGTCCCGTCCGCCGGTCGCCGTCGGCATCGGCATCGATTCGGGGCCGGTGGTGCTCGGCATCCTCGGCGACGAGAGCCGGATGGAAGCCGCTGTATTGTCCGCGGCAGTCCGCTCTGCGGTGCTCTTTGAATCCGAAACCAAGCGCTTCCATGCGCGTATTTTGATCAGCGAAAGCGTTGTGGCGGACCTTCCCTCTCCCCAGGCCTGGTTTATCCGTCCCGTCGACAGGATTCGCGGCCGTTGCCGGGAATCATTCGTTTTCGAGGCGTACAATAACGACCCGGAAGATCTGCGCGAGCTTAAATGGAAGACCCAGGGAGACCTTGAACAGGGGATACTCGCCTGGCACCTGGGGCGCAGGGATGAAGCGAATTCGCATTTTGAAAAAGTTTTACAATTGAATCCGTCTGATATTGTTGCCGTTCACTACCTGAATAAGCGATAA